A single genomic interval of Drosophila virilis strain 15010-1051.87 chromosome 2, Dvir_AGI_RSII-ME, whole genome shotgun sequence harbors:
- the LOC6635176 gene encoding general odorant-binding protein 83a — protein MLLRATINIFSILLLSSLTGRGSWAAELRRDETYPPPELLKELAPVHDSCVGKTGVTEAAIKEFSDGEVHEDEKLKCYMYCVFDETDVLHEDGEVHLEKLLDRLPDSMHDIAVNMGKKCLYPKGDTKCERAFWLHRCWKQADPKHYFLI, from the exons ATGTTGCTGCGTGCCACTATTAACATTTTCAGCATTTTATTGCTATCCTCTCTgacggggcgtggcagctgggCAGCCGAGCTGCGTCGCGATGAAACG TATCCACCGCCGGAGCTGCTCAAGGAGTTGGCGCCCGTGCATGACAGCTGTGTTGGCAAGACGGGAGTCACAGAAG CGGCAATTAAGGAGTTCAGCGATGGGGAGGTGCACGAGGACGAGAAGCTCAAATGCTACATGTACTGTGTGTTTGATGAGACGGATGTCCTGCACGAGGATGGTGAGGTGCATTTGGAAAAGCTGCTCGACCGACTGCCCGACTCCATGCACGACATTGCGGTCAACATGGGCAAAAAGTGTCTGTACCCCAAGGGCGATACAAAATGTGAGCGCGCCTTTTGGTTGCACCGCTGCTGGAAGCAGGCGGATCCCAAG CATTACTTTCTCATCTGA
- the LOC6635177 gene encoding general odorant-binding protein 83a produces MKMALSDFGRNRRHRPVAACLLIVLSLLSDALMSPALVQRDENYPPTNVLKMAKLFHDICVEKTGVSESAIKEFSDGEIHDDEKLKCYMNCLFHEFEVVDDNGDVHLDTLFSSVPHSIRDNLMAMAKHCIHPEGDTLCHKAWWFHQCWKKADPKHYFLP; encoded by the exons ATGAAAATGGCTTTGAGTGACTTTGGTCGAAATCGGCGACATCGTCCTGTCGCAGCCTGCCTGTTAATCGTCTTGTCGCTGCTCAGCGATGCGCTGATGTCGCCGGCGTTGGTGCAGCGTGACGAGAAC tATCCACCGACAAACGTACTTAAAATGGCAAAGCTCTTCCACGACATCTGCGTGGAAAAGACCGGCGTCAGCGAGT CTGCGATCAAGGAGTTCAGCGATGGCGAAATACATGACGATGAAAAGCTCAAGTGCTACATGAATTGTCTGTTCCATGAGTTCGAGGTGGTGGATGACAATGGCGATGTGCATCTGGACACCCTATTCTCCTCGGTGCCGCACTCCATACGCGACAATCTGATGGCCATGGCCAAGCATTGTATACATCCCGAAGGCGATACGCTATGCCACAAGGCCTGGTGGTTCCATCAGTGCTGGAAAAAAGCCGATCCCAAG CACTACTTTTTACCATAA
- the LOC6635178 gene encoding uncharacterized protein: MPEKPSTSNPKPTPAGKATKSTKDTKDTKDAKPGPKQPVIRTPMPNTHDRIWKIMKM; this comes from the exons atgcctGAAAAGCCAAGCACATCCAATCCAAAGCCGACACCGGCAGGTAAAGCGACCAAAAGCACCAAGGATACTAAAGATACCAAGGATGCAAAACCCGGTCCAAAGCAACCGGTCATACGCACACCGATGCCCAACACTCATGATCGG ATATGGAAGATCATGAAAATGTAG